A genomic region of Candidatus Methylomirabilota bacterium contains the following coding sequences:
- a CDS encoding tetratricopeptide repeat protein, producing MEDRYGLPLTSTSPRAVEAYRAGVDRILLAAHGADRAFEEALAADPGFALAAIGLARTLQVHGRIPEAQAAAARARALTGGLSRREQQHVAAIGALLDGNAPGALAAVRAHVAEFPRDALVLSLAVGAFGLIAFGGRSDHNALLLALLDELAPHYGDDWWFAFAHGWAFNEARRPVEARTLMERALAAQPRSANAAHGMSHIFYETGAGDEGARFLEGWLPTYERATPLHCHLSWHLALFELGRDDVEAALRVYEDAIAPGASIAPPLNTLTDSAAFLWRLGLYGAPPAPARWGPVRDFAARAFPRPGVAFADIHTALAYAGHGDRVALAKLIEAFREADEAGRLPSGPVPAALAEGLGAFAAGDYAGAIRHIEPVADGVIRLGGSHAQRDIFEETLIQAYLRAGRGVNAARLLERRLARRPSARDLAWLTGAKGGLGGP from the coding sequence GTGGAAGATCGATACGGGCTCCCGCTGACATCAACGTCGCCGCGCGCGGTGGAAGCCTATCGCGCGGGCGTGGACCGCATCCTCCTCGCCGCGCACGGCGCGGATCGGGCCTTCGAGGAGGCGCTGGCCGCGGATCCGGGTTTCGCACTGGCGGCGATCGGCCTCGCGCGCACTCTGCAGGTTCACGGGCGCATCCCCGAGGCGCAGGCTGCGGCAGCCCGAGCGCGCGCGCTTACCGGTGGGCTCTCGCGCCGCGAGCAGCAGCACGTGGCGGCCATCGGCGCGCTCCTGGACGGGAACGCCCCGGGCGCGCTCGCCGCGGTGCGCGCCCACGTGGCCGAGTTCCCGCGCGACGCCCTCGTGCTGAGCCTGGCGGTGGGCGCCTTCGGCCTCATCGCGTTCGGCGGGCGTTCGGATCACAACGCCCTGCTGCTGGCGCTGCTCGACGAGCTCGCGCCCCACTACGGCGACGACTGGTGGTTCGCCTTCGCGCACGGCTGGGCCTTCAACGAGGCGCGCCGGCCCGTGGAGGCGCGGACGCTGATGGAGCGCGCGCTCGCCGCACAGCCGCGCAGCGCGAACGCGGCGCACGGGATGTCACACATCTTCTACGAGACGGGGGCGGGGGACGAGGGCGCGCGCTTCCTGGAGGGCTGGTTGCCGACCTACGAGCGCGCGACGCCGCTCCACTGCCATCTCTCGTGGCATCTCGCGCTGTTCGAGCTCGGACGCGACGACGTCGAGGCCGCGCTCCGCGTCTATGAGGACGCTATCGCGCCAGGCGCCTCGATCGCGCCGCCGCTCAACACGCTCACTGACTCCGCGGCATTCCTCTGGCGGCTGGGTCTCTACGGGGCGCCCCCCGCGCCAGCACGGTGGGGGCCGGTGCGCGACTTCGCCGCGCGGGCCTTCCCGCGCCCCGGCGTGGCCTTTGCCGACATCCACACGGCGCTCGCCTACGCCGGCCACGGCGATCGGGTAGCGCTGGCGAAGCTGATCGAGGCGTTCCGCGAGGCTGACGAGGCGGGCCGCCTTCCATCGGGGCCGGTCCCCGCGGCGCTCGCCGAGGGGCTGGGCGCCTTCGCGGCCGGCGACTACGCGGGGGCGATCCGGCACATCGAGCCGGTGGCCGACGGGGTGATTCGTCTCGGTGGGAGCCACGCGCAGCGAGACATCTTCGAGGAAACCCTGATCCAAGCATACTTGCGCGCCGGCCGGGGGGTGAACGCCGCCCGGCTCCTGGAACGGCGCCTGGCGCGGCGCCCTTCGGCCCGGGATCTGGCCTGGCTCACGGGCGCCAAGGGAGGGCTTGGAGGGCCGTAA
- a CDS encoding GNAT family N-acetyltransferase has translation MDIRRASEADFEGVWSIFQAVVATGDTYAFSPTSSREECHAYWLGPGVTSFVATEGPRILGMYKLRANARDLGSHVANASFMVGPAAQGKGAGKAMGQHCLAEARKAGYLAMQFNFVVSTNTGAVSLWKKLGFSIVGTLPKAFNHQRLGYVDAYVMHRFLNDG, from the coding sequence ATGGACATTCGCAGAGCGTCGGAAGCGGATTTCGAAGGCGTGTGGTCCATCTTTCAGGCCGTCGTCGCCACCGGCGATACCTACGCTTTCTCGCCCACGAGCAGCCGCGAGGAATGTCACGCCTACTGGCTTGGTCCCGGCGTGACGTCGTTCGTGGCGACCGAAGGTCCCCGCATTCTCGGCATGTACAAGCTCCGAGCGAACGCGCGCGACCTCGGCTCGCACGTGGCGAATGCCTCGTTCATGGTCGGTCCTGCGGCGCAGGGCAAGGGGGCTGGCAAGGCCATGGGCCAGCATTGCCTCGCGGAAGCGCGAAAGGCCGGCTATCTGGCCATGCAATTCAACTTCGTGGTGAGCACGAACACGGGCGCCGTCTCACTGTGGAAGAAGCTGGGCTTCTCCATCGTGGGCACGCTACCGAAGGCGTTCAACCATCAGCGGCTCGGTTATGTCGATGCCTACGTCATGCATCGGTTCCTGAACGACGGCTAG
- a CDS encoding CoA transferase, whose translation MKPLHGLRVIDFTQAMAAPYCTMNLADLGADVIKLEPPGEGEPTRHLGAVHKRGHSATFMTMNRGKRDLAVDLKQPAGVELVRRLVKTADVFVQNYRPGVAERLGLGYAALSEVNPRLIYCAVSGFGGTGPYAPRGGYDLIAQGMSGVISVTGDEDGAPAKSGVPLSDLAAGLFSAYGILCALEYRERTGQGQLVDTSLLEAAMALTVWEATEYWVTGETPKALGSAHRLSAPYQALKAADGYFTVGANNDRLYDGFCRAIGRADLGEDARFATGAGRREHRKALILEIEKTTVTEPRAFWLERLDKEGVPAGPINDYAEALADPQTLARKMVVDLIHPGAGPIKALGIPVKLSDTPGAVDKAAPILGQDTADILVELGYTEAERRDLEARGIVQGWKAGKG comes from the coding sequence ATGAAGCCGCTGCACGGCCTCCGCGTCATCGACTTCACGCAGGCGATGGCGGCGCCCTACTGCACGATGAACCTGGCCGACCTCGGCGCCGACGTCATCAAGCTGGAGCCTCCGGGCGAGGGGGAGCCCACCCGCCACCTGGGCGCGGTTCACAAGCGCGGCCACAGCGCGACCTTCATGACCATGAATCGCGGCAAGCGCGACCTCGCGGTGGATCTCAAGCAGCCGGCTGGGGTGGAATTGGTCAGGCGGTTAGTCAAGACCGCGGATGTGTTCGTGCAGAATTACCGGCCCGGCGTCGCGGAGCGGCTGGGCCTGGGCTACGCGGCGCTCAGCGAGGTGAACCCGCGGCTCATCTACTGCGCCGTAAGTGGCTTCGGCGGAACGGGTCCGTATGCGCCGCGGGGTGGCTACGATCTCATCGCCCAGGGCATGAGCGGGGTGATCAGCGTCACCGGCGACGAGGACGGCGCGCCCGCCAAGTCCGGTGTGCCCCTCTCCGACCTGGCTGCCGGCCTCTTTTCCGCCTACGGGATTCTCTGCGCACTCGAGTACCGGGAGCGGACGGGGCAGGGGCAGCTCGTCGATACCTCCCTGCTCGAAGCGGCGATGGCGCTCACGGTGTGGGAGGCCACCGAGTACTGGGTGACCGGCGAGACCCCGAAGGCGCTGGGCTCCGCCCACCGCCTCTCGGCCCCGTATCAGGCCCTGAAGGCGGCCGACGGCTACTTCACCGTGGGCGCCAACAACGACCGCCTCTACGACGGATTCTGCCGGGCGATCGGCCGCGCCGACCTGGGCGAGGACGCTCGCTTCGCCACCGGCGCCGGGCGGCGCGAGCATCGCAAGGCCCTCATCCTCGAGATCGAGAAGACGACCGTGACCGAGCCGCGAGCGTTCTGGCTGGAGCGTCTCGACAAGGAGGGCGTGCCCGCCGGGCCCATCAACGACTACGCCGAAGCGCTCGCCGATCCTCAGACGCTCGCCCGCAAGATGGTCGTGGACCTGATCCACCCCGGCGCCGGTCCCATCAAGGCGCTCGGCATCCCGGTGAAGCTCTCCGACACGCCCGGCGCGGTGGACAAGGCCGCGCCCATCCTCGGTCAGGACACGGCCGACATTCTCGTCGAGCTGGGCTACACCGAGGCCGAGCGCCGCGATCTCGAGGCGCGCGGCATCGTGCAGGGATGGAAGGCGGGGAAGGGCTAG
- a CDS encoding gamma carbonic anhydrase family protein, protein MIRSVPGRTPKVHSGAFVDIAAQVIGDVTIDEGASVWPFSILRGDQDNYVRLGKNSNVQDNSVLHVTPEFPCIVGAGVTIGHRCVVHACTIMDNVRIGIGAVVLTGAVVEENAQVGAGAVVPQGKVVPAGWLVMGVPAKPIRKMSDDELADIRKNAIEYVDLWHRDYRGVWDVRDQKGS, encoded by the coding sequence GTGATCCGCTCCGTTCCCGGGCGCACTCCGAAGGTGCACTCCGGTGCCTTCGTCGACATCGCCGCCCAGGTCATCGGCGACGTCACCATCGACGAGGGGGCCAGCGTCTGGCCGTTCAGCATTCTCCGCGGCGACCAGGACAACTACGTGCGTCTCGGCAAGAACTCCAACGTGCAGGACAATTCCGTGCTCCACGTCACGCCGGAGTTCCCCTGCATCGTGGGCGCCGGCGTGACCATCGGGCACCGCTGCGTGGTGCATGCGTGCACGATCATGGACAACGTGCGCATCGGCATCGGGGCGGTGGTGCTGACCGGCGCGGTGGTGGAGGAGAATGCCCAGGTCGGCGCGGGCGCGGTGGTTCCGCAGGGGAAAGTGGTGCCCGCGGGGTGGCTCGTGATGGGCGTGCCCGCCAAGCCCATCCGCAAGATGTCGGACGATGAGCTGGCCGACATCCGCAAGAACGCCATCGAGTACGTCGACCTCTGGCACCGCGACTACCGCGGCGTCTGGGACGTGCGCGACCAGAAAGGCAGTTGA
- a CDS encoding CoA transferase: MAGALDGIRVIDQTQVMAGPFASMLLADMGAEVIKVEPPEGEHARHVGLEVAPGVGASFLAVNRGKKGITLDLKQPDGVAVLKRLVATADVLVENYRPGVAARLGVDYDTLAAVNPRLIYCSVSGFGQTGPYASRGGYDLIAQGMAGIMSATGSDGGPPVKVGVPIADLGAGLFALLGILAALRARRITGRGQRVDTSLYEAALALSAWEATEYWYTGEIPKRLGTAHRLNAPYQAFRASDGYFTVGAANPKLWPIFAGLIGRPELTQDPRFKGVGDRVKNRPALEKEIEVATRKETRAHWLARCEAAGIPAGPIYSIPEAQADPHAQARGMVQELDHPQAGRVKALGNPVKLSRSPATLRAAAPLLGADTDTVLGGLGYAPSDIASLHARKIT; encoded by the coding sequence ATGGCGGGCGCCCTCGACGGGATTCGCGTGATCGATCAGACCCAGGTGATGGCGGGCCCCTTCGCGAGCATGCTGCTCGCCGACATGGGCGCGGAGGTCATCAAGGTCGAGCCCCCCGAGGGCGAGCACGCGCGTCACGTGGGCCTGGAGGTCGCGCCCGGCGTCGGCGCCTCGTTCCTCGCCGTAAACCGCGGCAAGAAGGGCATCACGCTGGACCTGAAGCAGCCGGACGGCGTGGCCGTGCTCAAGCGCCTCGTCGCCACCGCGGACGTGCTCGTCGAGAACTATCGCCCCGGCGTGGCGGCGCGGCTGGGCGTGGACTACGACACGCTGGCCGCCGTCAATCCACGGTTGATCTACTGCTCGGTGTCCGGCTTCGGCCAGACGGGCCCGTACGCCTCGCGCGGCGGCTACGATCTGATCGCGCAGGGCATGGCCGGCATCATGAGCGCCACCGGCAGCGACGGGGGACCGCCCGTGAAGGTGGGCGTGCCCATCGCCGATCTCGGCGCCGGGCTCTTCGCGCTGCTGGGCATTCTCGCCGCGCTTCGCGCGCGTCGCATCACCGGACGGGGGCAGCGCGTGGACACCTCGCTCTACGAGGCCGCGCTCGCGCTCTCGGCCTGGGAGGCGACGGAGTACTGGTACACGGGCGAGATCCCCAAGCGCCTGGGCACCGCGCATCGGCTGAACGCGCCCTACCAGGCCTTCCGCGCGAGCGACGGCTACTTCACGGTGGGCGCCGCCAATCCCAAGCTCTGGCCCATCTTCGCGGGGCTGATCGGCCGCCCCGAGCTGACGCAGGACCCGCGCTTCAAGGGCGTGGGGGACCGCGTGAAGAATCGCCCCGCCCTCGAGAAGGAGATCGAGGTCGCCACGAGGAAGGAGACGCGCGCCCACTGGCTGGCGAGGTGCGAGGCCGCCGGCATTCCCGCGGGACCGATCTACAGCATTCCCGAAGCCCAGGCCGATCCCCACGCCCAGGCGCGCGGCATGGTGCAGGAGCTCGACCATCCGCAGGCCGGCCGCGTGAAGGCGCTCGGCAATCCCGTGAAGCTCTCGCGCTCGCCCGCGACGCTCCGCGCCGCCGCCCCCTTGCTGGGCGCCGACACCGACACGGTGCTCGGGGGCCTCGGCTATGCCCCATCCGACATCGCCTCCCTCCACGCGCGAAAGATCACGTGA
- a CDS encoding enoyl-CoA hydratase/isomerase family protein, which yields MSTPGTNQDALVTRDGPIMTLTFNRPQTRNAMTWAMYDRLLEACEEVDADDSIRVLVLRGAGGKAFVAGTDISQFKVFETAEDGLAYERDGAARSARLERVKKPVIAQIQGFAVGGGFNLTACCDLRIATPEARFGAPIARTLGNCLSMETYTRFVDLLGPSIVKDLIFRARFLTAAEAHAAGYVHEIVAPEEIEARVKAIALELAEHAPITLQVTKEALRRIRDHRGVPDGDDLIARTYTSADFREGAAAFVEKRKPRWTGK from the coding sequence GTGAGCACCCCCGGCACAAATCAGGACGCGCTCGTCACGCGTGATGGGCCCATCATGACCCTCACGTTCAACCGGCCGCAGACGCGCAACGCGATGACGTGGGCGATGTACGACCGCCTGCTCGAGGCCTGCGAGGAGGTGGACGCCGACGACTCGATTCGCGTCCTCGTGCTCCGCGGCGCGGGCGGCAAGGCCTTCGTCGCCGGCACCGACATCAGCCAGTTCAAAGTGTTCGAGACGGCCGAGGACGGGCTCGCCTACGAGCGCGACGGCGCCGCCCGCTCCGCGCGGCTCGAGCGCGTGAAGAAGCCGGTGATCGCGCAGATCCAGGGCTTCGCGGTGGGCGGCGGCTTCAACCTCACCGCGTGCTGCGACCTCCGCATCGCCACCCCCGAGGCCAGGTTCGGCGCGCCCATCGCGCGCACGCTGGGCAACTGCCTCTCCATGGAGACCTACACGCGCTTCGTGGACCTCCTGGGCCCGTCCATCGTGAAGGACCTGATCTTCCGCGCCCGCTTCCTCACCGCCGCCGAGGCCCACGCCGCGGGGTACGTGCACGAGATCGTCGCGCCCGAGGAGATCGAGGCCCGCGTGAAGGCCATCGCGCTCGAGCTGGCGGAGCACGCGCCCATCACGCTGCAGGTCACCAAGGAGGCGCTGCGCCGCATCCGTGACCACCGCGGCGTGCCCGACGGCGACGACCTGATCGCCCGCACCTACACCAGCGCCGACTTCCGGGAGGGCGCCGCCGCCTTCGTCGAGAAGCGGAAGCCGCGCTGGACGGGTAAGTAA
- a CDS encoding thiamine pyrophosphate-requiring protein, whose amino-acid sequence MKKTASIESTADAYLELLAARGVDFLFANAGTDFAPLIEAYARRQANGLACPKPITVPHEIPAVAMAHGHAMVSGKPQAVMVHVIVGAANALGGIINAARSQVPILFTAGRTPITEAGMAGSRDRPIHWAQEAFDQGGLAREFVKWDYELRNFVQLETVVDRALAIARSEPAGPVYLTLPREVLAEHHESFEYADPSALAPNGPTVAGPEEIATTARLLAGARSPIILTKAGGRDPRAVPALVALAETLGAPVFEDSFRTYLNFPQDHPLHTGFDPGPHLATADVVLVVEADAPWFPALRQPGPQARIIQIGQDPLYSRYPVRGFPTDGALAGAPRLTLAALAAAVKPLVDAKVVAERRKKWEGEAAQNRTVVEKRANAVSKDSPIDMAWASKCVADCVDDDTIVVNEYDLDSSQTRMRVPGSYFASSPAGGLGWALGAALGARLAAPGKTVISCMGDGTYIFGSPTASHWVSRAYQIPALFVIFNNRAWNAVKRSVASLAKDGWAMRAETMPLYQLDPAPDYEMVCRASGGWGEKVEDPGALPGVLKKALDVVRNGKRQALVNIICKKP is encoded by the coding sequence ATGAAGAAGACGGCTTCCATCGAGAGCACCGCCGACGCCTATCTCGAGCTGCTGGCCGCGCGCGGCGTGGACTTTCTCTTCGCCAACGCGGGCACGGACTTCGCCCCGCTCATCGAGGCCTACGCGCGGCGGCAGGCCAACGGCCTCGCCTGCCCCAAACCCATCACGGTGCCCCACGAGATCCCCGCGGTGGCGATGGCCCACGGCCACGCCATGGTGTCGGGGAAACCGCAGGCGGTGATGGTGCACGTCATCGTGGGCGCGGCCAATGCGCTGGGCGGCATCATCAACGCTGCGCGCTCGCAGGTGCCCATCCTCTTCACGGCCGGTCGCACGCCCATTACCGAGGCGGGCATGGCGGGAAGCCGCGATCGCCCGATCCACTGGGCGCAGGAGGCCTTCGACCAGGGCGGTCTCGCCCGGGAGTTCGTGAAGTGGGACTACGAGCTGCGCAACTTCGTCCAGCTCGAGACGGTGGTGGATCGCGCGCTGGCCATCGCGCGCAGCGAGCCGGCGGGCCCGGTCTACCTCACGCTGCCGCGTGAAGTCCTGGCCGAGCATCACGAGAGCTTCGAGTACGCCGACCCGTCCGCGCTGGCGCCCAACGGGCCCACCGTGGCCGGACCCGAGGAGATCGCCACCACCGCGCGGCTCCTGGCGGGCGCGCGCAGCCCCATCATCCTGACCAAGGCGGGCGGCCGTGATCCGCGCGCGGTGCCCGCGCTGGTCGCGCTCGCGGAGACCCTCGGCGCGCCCGTATTCGAGGACTCCTTCCGCACGTATCTGAACTTCCCCCAGGATCATCCGTTGCACACCGGGTTCGATCCCGGCCCGCATCTGGCCACCGCCGACGTGGTGCTGGTGGTCGAGGCCGACGCGCCCTGGTTCCCCGCGCTGCGCCAGCCTGGGCCCCAGGCCAGGATCATCCAGATCGGCCAGGACCCGCTCTACTCGCGCTATCCCGTGCGCGGCTTCCCCACCGACGGCGCGCTCGCCGGCGCCCCGCGGCTCACGCTCGCCGCGCTGGCCGCCGCGGTCAAGCCATTGGTGGACGCGAAGGTCGTGGCGGAGCGGCGCAAGAAGTGGGAAGGCGAGGCCGCCCAGAATCGCACCGTGGTAGAAAAACGGGCCAATGCCGTGAGCAAGGATTCGCCCATCGACATGGCCTGGGCTTCGAAGTGCGTGGCCGACTGCGTGGACGACGACACCATCGTGGTGAACGAGTACGATCTCGACTCCTCCCAGACCCGCATGCGGGTGCCAGGCTCCTACTTCGCCTCCTCCCCGGCGGGTGGGCTCGGCTGGGCGCTGGGCGCGGCGCTTGGCGCCCGGCTCGCCGCCCCGGGCAAGACCGTGATCTCCTGCATGGGCGATGGCACCTACATCTTCGGCAGCCCCACCGCCAGCCACTGGGTGTCCCGCGCCTATCAGATTCCCGCGCTCTTCGTGATCTTCAACAACCGCGCGTGGAACGCGGTGAAGCGCTCCGTGGCCTCCCTTGCCAAGGATGGCTGGGCCATGCGGGCCGAGACCATGCCGCTCTATCAGCTCGATCCCGCGCCGGACTACGAGATGGTCTGCCGGGCCTCGGGGGGCTGGGGCGAAAAGGTCGAAGATCCGGGGGCTTTGCCAGGGGTGCTGAAGAAGGCGCTGGATGTGGTGCGGAACGGGAAGCGTCAGGCCCTGGTGAACATCATCTGCAAGAAGCCGTAG